AGGAAATCCACGAGAGCCCCGGCCATCTCGGCCCGACGCTTCGCCTCGGCGGCGGCGAGCCGGTACGATTCGGGGGTGAGGAAGCCAGGCTGGAGCTGCTTGTCCCCATAGGTGCGGCCCGCGGCCAGGCCTTCGAGGTGCTCATGCTGGAACGCGGCATCGAGCGCGGCGCGGCGCGCCTCGACGTAGAGGTCGAGGAGGGTGAAGCCGCGCAGCGTCTGCTCGAGGGCGCGGCCGTCGGCGACGGGCGCGGCGATCGCGACCACCGCCACGACGGCGACCGGGACGGCCGGTGGCGGCGCGACGGGATCCTCGACCGGCGGCAGCTCGGGCGGCTCGACCGGGGCGGCCGGCACGGGCGCGGGTGCGGCGCGCTTGGCCATCGCGGCGCGGGCGCGCCGGATCGCGTCCTCGGCGAGCAGCCGGATCGGCAGGCCGCCGGCCCGGATCTCCGGGTTCATCGGCGGCAGCTCCATCGGGGCCATCATCACAAGCGCGTCCATCCTAAGCGGCGCTCCGGAGCATGTCGTTGAAGTCCCGGCCGGGCTCGGCCCAGGCGATGCCGACGTGGCGCCCGGGGCGGGCGTAGCGGGCGCACCCGCGGGCGAGCGCCTCGGCGGTGGCGGCTGGATCGGAATCGCCGTCGCCCAAGAGGATCAGTCTGCGGACGCTGTCCGGGACCGGGGTGAGGCCCGCGAGGTTTCCGAGGTCGAGCGTCGCCCAAAGCGCTGCTTCCTCGGCGAGCGGCTCGCCCTTGCGCAGCAGGGCCTCGCGCACCGACAGGCAGGTCTCCAGGCCCTCGCCGAGGATCAGTGTCTCGGGCTCCGGCCGGCGCACCAGTTCGATCCGGGCGCCGCGCTTCGTGCCTCGGACTTTGCGGGCGGGCAGGATCTCGCCGGTCACCGGGTCGGCGATCCGGGCCTTGCCGTCGGGATCCGCGAGGTCGATCCAGGTCTGGTGCACGCCGGCGAAGCGGTCGTCGGGCCCGATCATACCGGCGAGGAGCGCCGGACCCTCGTGCACGCGAGCGAAGGTCGGCCGGCCGCGGGGATCCTCCCGGCGGGTGTAGAGCGGGTGGCGCGGCAGAAAGCGAAGACGAGCGCCGGGCGGTGCGGTGAGGCCACGCAGGCGCAGGTAGGCGGCGGCCGGGGTCGCGCTGAGATCGCGGACCGCCGCGTCCCAGAAGGCGCGGGCGCGCTTCAGCTCGGCCAAGCGCCGCTGCGCCTCGGCCTCGGCCTCCTCGGCGGCGGCGGCCTCGCGCGCGGCAGCCTGCGCCCGCTGCCGGTCCCGGCGGGCGGCGCGCTCCGCCTCGGTCTCGGGCATGTCGCGCCCGGGGGCAGGCCGATCGGTCAGGATCTCGCAGGCGCGGAGGAAGTCGCAGCCCTCGACGTGCTGGACCAGCGCGATCACGTCGCCGCCGGGCTTGGCGCCGTCGCGTTCCAGTTGCCGGCAGTGCCAGACGCCCTTGCGGGTGGAGATGGAGAAGCGGTCGCGGCCGCCGCACCCCGGGCACGGGCCGGACCACTCGGAACCGGACCGACGCAGGGCGACGCGGTCGCGGGCGTAGCCGGCGAGGTCGACGCTTCGCGCCTCGTCAACCCAAGCCTCGAAGGCGATCGTGTGCGCCAGATCAGCCATGGTCGCCTCCCCGGCCGAGGTGCAGGCGCAGGAGGCCGTTCTGCGCCTCCAAGACGGCGAGGCGCACGTCGGCCCCGCGCAGGCGGTCGAGGGCGGCGGCGTAGCGTTCGTGGAGCTGCGCCAGGGCGACAATGGCTTGGGCCCGGGCGACGTCGGAGCGGTGCTGGTCGGCCCGGGCCTCCCGCAGCTCGACCGCCATCCGATCGGCGGCCGCG
The sequence above is drawn from the Methylobacterium mesophilicum SR1.6/6 genome and encodes:
- a CDS encoding DUF7146 domain-containing protein → MADLAHTIAFEAWVDEARSVDLAGYARDRVALRRSGSEWSGPCPGCGGRDRFSISTRKGVWHCRQLERDGAKPGGDVIALVQHVEGCDFLRACEILTDRPAPGRDMPETEAERAARRDRQRAQAAAREAAAAEEAEAEAQRRLAELKRARAFWDAAVRDLSATPAAAYLRLRGLTAPPGARLRFLPRHPLYTRREDPRGRPTFARVHEGPALLAGMIGPDDRFAGVHQTWIDLADPDGKARIADPVTGEILPARKVRGTKRGARIELVRRPEPETLILGEGLETCLSVREALLRKGEPLAEEAALWATLDLGNLAGLTPVPDSVRRLILLGDGDSDPAATAEALARGCARYARPGRHVGIAWAEPGRDFNDMLRSAA